In Candidatus Zixiibacteriota bacterium, the genomic window AAAAAGGAACCGATATGACTAATGAAACATTGAGGTTAGGATTACATGTCTCTCAAGACCAAGATTGACAAAGTCCTGATAGTGGACAGCAACCAAGACATGGCGAATTGCCTTGCCGATATGGTTGACGAGTTCTCTGTCAGATGTGAGATCGTGACAGATGGGGAAGAGGCTATCAAGCGGCTCGCAAGAGAGAAGTATATTCTTGTGATTGCCGACACGCACCTGCCCAAGATGTCAGGATTTAGCTTGTTCAAGCACATCAAGGCGCATCATCCCGAGGTTCCGGTCGCACTAATATCCTCACGAAATTCTGAGCTGACTCATGGGATCATAGTGAAGCATAAACCGGACTTCTTCCTACCCAAGCCGTGTACTACGTCCGATATCGGGGAACTCCTGGCGCAGGTTAGGTAATCGCCGGCAACCTTCGCAGAACCAGAGTCAAGGCACTTATCCTCTGAATGGTGAGCTGGTCACGCTAGAATTCTACGCATTTCTCCGGGCGAAAATCCACCAGCCACCACATTGCGCTCGACATCAAGCAATTATGATTTCTGCATTTACTTCAGCCTCACGGCATTCTGCCGATATTTAGAATGATGGAGAATAGCAAGCGCACAACGCTTTACGGGGATTGAACAGCTTATGGATATTGCTACTTTAGGCGGCCTCATTCTTGGCGTGTCAGCCGTGGTCATCGCATTCGTCATGGAGGGCGGTCAGCTCGGCATGGTGATCAAGGCACCAGCCATAATCATAGTTGTCTTCGGAACTATCGGTGCCGGAATGATTACCACGTCGTTTCAAACCGTTGTGAGAATTCCTACATACTTGAGAATAGCCTTGTCGGCCACGAAATATGATCCGATCGCCACAATCAATGAGATAATACGAATGGCTGAAAGAGCCCGACGCGAGGGAATCCTTGGACTTGAAGAGTATCTTAGAGCGATTACAGACCCGTTTTTCAAGAACGCGATACAACTGGTAATCGACGGCACCGAAGTGACCGTACTCCGAGACATACTCGAGACCGAGATGATATACACATCCGAGCGCCACAAATCAGGCATCACACTTTTCAGCAAGCTGGGCGGATTCGCACCGACTCTTGGCATCATCGGAACAGTGATGGGGCTGATACATGCTCTTTCGAGCACAGATGACGCCAGTAAGATGGCTTCTGCAATAGCCGTTGCATTCATTGCAACATTGTGGGGTATAGGAACAGCCAACCTTTTCTATCTGCCGATAAGCGACAAACTGAGATATCGTCATGAGGATGAAATGTTCAAATACCAGCTAATTACTGAAGGCGTAGTCGCCATCCAGTCGGGCGACAACCCGCGTGTGATCCGCACAAAATTGATGTCCTTTATGAATTCTAATCTGCGCGAGGATTAGCAGCGTGGTTCCGAAGAAGAGAATCGAAGATCAGGAAAATCACGAGCGTTGGCTCTTGACTTACGCCGATCTTATAACGCTTTTGCTCGCATTCTTCATCGTAATGTACTCGATGTCGAAGATCGACGCCAAGAGATTCGGCAAAGTCAGCGAGCAACTCAGCAACGTGCTGAGGGGAGGGAATACCGTACTCCCCCAAATGCAGGATTTCGATGGTGCCGGTTCCGGTATGTTGAGACTGGGCGAACTCAGAACGATTCAATCGCAAATTGAGCAGAAATTCTCGCGTCTATTGCAGCTTAGTAGGGGAAACACTACAGGTGGGCTTCAGCTCGATCAGATTCCCGCAGATGCAATCTCGACTGAAGTGGGTGAGCGGGGGCTGACCATTCATATTAAGGATCGCGCGCTTTTCGAATCGGGCAAAGCTGAACTCAGGTCGACTGCTATGGATGTTCTGAGCGCCATCGCAAATGAGATCGGCAACATAGGAAATCATATCTGCGTAGAGGGGCATACTGATAATGTTCCCATAAATACTGCTACATTCCCTTCGAACTGGGAGCTTTCGACAGCCAGAGCAACAAATGTGGTCAGGTTTCTGGTCGAAGATAATGGTCT contains:
- a CDS encoding response regulator translates to MSLKTKIDKVLIVDSNQDMANCLADMVDEFSVRCEIVTDGEEAIKRLAREKYILVIADTHLPKMSGFSLFKHIKAHHPEVPVALISSRNSELTHGIIVKHKPDFFLPKPCTTSDIGELLAQVR
- a CDS encoding motility protein A → MDIATLGGLILGVSAVVIAFVMEGGQLGMVIKAPAIIIVVFGTIGAGMITTSFQTVVRIPTYLRIALSATKYDPIATINEIIRMAERARREGILGLEEYLRAITDPFFKNAIQLVIDGTEVTVLRDILETEMIYTSERHKSGITLFSKLGGFAPTLGIIGTVMGLIHALSSTDDASKMASAIAVAFIATLWGIGTANLFYLPISDKLRYRHEDEMFKYQLITEGVVAIQSGDNPRVIRTKLMSFMNSNLRED
- a CDS encoding OmpA family protein, with amino-acid sequence MVPKKRIEDQENHERWLLTYADLITLLLAFFIVMYSMSKIDAKRFGKVSEQLSNVLRGGNTVLPQMQDFDGAGSGMLRLGELRTIQSQIEQKFSRLLQLSRGNTTGGLQLDQIPADAISTEVGERGLTIHIKDRALFESGKAELRSTAMDVLSAIANEIGNIGNHICVEGHTDNVPINTATFPSNWELSTARATNVVRFLVEDNGLSPERISARGFGEFRPVASNASDKGRNLNRRVDIVILSEDLSLVEPQSNDRVAETIPPIRPEMPELEDTIKRVSVEPDQLER